The Pseudodesulfovibrio sediminis genome includes the window GCCGATTTTTACTTTCCGTTAACTTCTCACGGACCTGAATACGACGAACAGGGATCTGATTAAGATACTCCTGAACCTGTAGGAACTGACGCTTGATACCAAAAAACTCTGTCTTACCAATCAGTTCTCGCTTGAACAAGGATTCGTAAGTTTCATACTCCTCCTTCATCAATTGATACTGCTGGCGAAGAGTTTTCTCTCGGTTTTTGAGTTCCTTAAGCTCTGCCTCATATTGATTGATCTGGTTATTCAGGATGGCGCGTGTCACTTCCATTGATTGCATTTTCTGCCCATGAAGCCGTGTTTGCTGACCTGCCAACTCAGCATACTTTGGATCAACATTTGAATAATCCGGCTTTCTTCCATCAATGAGAGCCTGCAATCGCTCCTTGCGCAAAATCAATGATGCATTCCGAACCAAGTGCTGATCCAGATTAGAGACTGAAATTGTCGGGTCCATTATGATGAGATCCTGTCCTCTTTTTACAGCCTCCCCTTCACGCACGAGTATATCCAAGATAACTCCACCATCTTCACTCTGAACTTTTTTCACATGCCCCGAAGGGATAATCTTGCCAGAAGTCATCGCGACTTCATCTATTTGGGTGATGGATGCCCAGGTAATGAATGCGGCGATAACCAATGTCAGAGTCAGAATGACATATCGGATCAAACGCGGAACGCCAGTCTCTTCCAAAAGCAGCGCCTGAGAAAGGTGCATTGATTTGCGTCTGTCGATGCGAATTTTGTTGGTAGGGCTCATACTATGATCCTTCTCAGCATTTATATTCTTCGGGGAGATCGGGCAGGATATCTTTCGGTGCGCCAAATTTACGCACACGGCCCTTTTCCATCCAAAGAATCTTGTCTGCGACAGAGAGATAAGCCGCATGGTTGGTGACGGTGACAATTGTTGCATTACCGCGCAACTCCTCCAACATATCAAGGAAGACATCACGCTCATCAAAATTCGGGCGCTCCATGGCTTCATCCAGAAGCAACAAAGGAACTGAACGGACCAATGTCCGAGCCAGATTGAGTTTCTTCAGAAACGCCACTGGCATCATTTTCATCTGGTAATCCCCTATGCGGGTATGGATGCCTTCGGGTAGAGCTTCCACTTCATCAAGAACTCCGGCACGAAGACAGGCATCTATCAACTCTCCTTCTGGTGCCATAGGATTGATAAGGCGTAGATTCTGGGCAATGGTTCCATAAAAGAATTGCGGGGTCTGCGGCGCGTAGCCCACAGACCTGCGTAAGGTAAGCGGGTCCATTTGACGTAAGCTTATATTGCTCAAAGTGATACGACCGGCTTGAGGACGATACAATCCCATGAGAAGTTTGAGGATTGTGGATTTGCCCGCACCATCGTGTCCTGCAATAGCGAGCACCTCTCCATGCTTCACGGAGAAAGAGACACCAAGCAATGCGGGATAAGCATCAGACATATAACGAATGGAAACCTGAGAAAACGCGAGATCACCACGCAACTCTCTATTTAAAGTAAGTTGTGACTCTGTAAGCTGTTCGATATCCAAGGCCATAAGACGATCAATCTGTTTGACGGACTTGTTGATCCGCTCCACCTGAAGCATAACCACGAAGCCCGACCGCAGGGGAGCCAGGATGCGCCAAATCAATATCATGCAGGCCACCAAGGCACCCATGGTCATCTCATTGTTGATAACCCCAGTCACTGACATGGCCATGGTTGAGACGCCCGCCCCCATGATCAAAGTGTTGGTCAGAGCATTGATTTGTGAAGCGAGTTGGCTTGAATGATAGGCATTGGCCGCACATTCTGCGGAAAGCTGGCGATACCGATTCTCCCACATCACCGGGGTACTGGTCAGTTTGATGGCGCGCATTTTTGTAAGCATTTCCATCACCAGCTCCTGACGTGCCGAACCGGACTTCGCCATCATTTCATTGGAATTCTTAACCAGCGGCAGATAGATAGCTGCCAGAACAGCAAAAAGCAGAATTGCGATGAGTGGTACCATAATGACCGTCCCACCAAGAAACCACATGGCAGCAATCAAAATGATGATAAAAGGTATTTCCAACAATGCAACGAAGGCCTGCCCCGAAAAGAAATCACGCACAGTATCAAAATCTTTAATACGAGATGCCTGGGAGCCAATAGAGGCTGATTCGGTATAGGCTGGTGGCATGTAAAGGATGCGCCGAAAAACTTCATTGCCCACGATGTTCCCCAGCCGTGCTCCAATAAAACTCAAGATACCGGAGCGAATAAGCCGCAACCCGAAATCGCTAAGGATAAAGACAAGAACGCCGACAACAATATACGCCAGAGTAATATTGTTCTCAAAAA containing:
- a CDS encoding HlyD family type I secretion periplasmic adaptor subunit, whose product is MSPTNKIRIDRRKSMHLSQALLLEETGVPRLIRYVILTLTLVIAAFITWASITQIDEVAMTSGKIIPSGHVKKVQSEDGGVILDILVREGEAVKRGQDLIIMDPTISVSNLDQHLVRNASLILRKERLQALIDGRKPDYSNVDPKYAELAGQQTRLHGQKMQSMEVTRAILNNQINQYEAELKELKNREKTLRQQYQLMKEEYETYESLFKRELIGKTEFFGIKRQFLQVQEYLNQIPVRRIQVREKLTESKNRLVKLKEDALENWMAELATIEAESSEVLEVVKRYEMDVFQLSIKAPEDGVVHNLQINSSGEVIKPGETVLELVPMGESLVAEVQISSRDVGHIQEGQSVTVKLTAYDYARYGGMKGTLTDISPTTIIDAKGRVYYKGIVTLESKHLESGTTKHLILPGMTVQADIKTGEKTLIGYFMKPIYLSLVQSFRER
- a CDS encoding peptidase domain-containing ABC transporter; the encoded protein is MVQPSVSTEFRLPGGLAPCIPPLLDALGWRGSDVHLAEAMPHLMDVVDLSDLLNVMANLKFGSRSMDIRLNHLDVRMFPCLFIDDEGKAMVLSKGDGNTILVFDADTESYNEISPDSRKGTAFFFAQVDTRGHSLHRKQTKWFSKVIRRFTKPLQQSLFISFLLSLLALTLPLFVMTIYDQMPFFENNITLAYIVVGVLVFILSDFGLRLIRSGILSFIGARLGNIVGNEVFRRILYMPPAYTESASIGSQASRIKDFDTVRDFFSGQAFVALLEIPFIIILIAAMWFLGGTVIMVPLIAILLFAVLAAIYLPLVKNSNEMMAKSGSARQELVMEMLTKMRAIKLTSTPVMWENRYRQLSAECAANAYHSSQLASQINALTNTLIMGAGVSTMAMSVTGVINNEMTMGALVACMILIWRILAPLRSGFVVMLQVERINKSVKQIDRLMALDIEQLTESQLTLNRELRGDLAFSQVSIRYMSDAYPALLGVSFSVKHGEVLAIAGHDGAGKSTILKLLMGLYRPQAGRITLSNISLRQMDPLTLRRSVGYAPQTPQFFYGTIAQNLRLINPMAPEGELIDACLRAGVLDEVEALPEGIHTRIGDYQMKMMPVAFLKKLNLARTLVRSVPLLLLDEAMERPNFDERDVFLDMLEELRGNATIVTVTNHAAYLSVADKILWMEKGRVRKFGAPKDILPDLPEEYKC